One window of the Streptomyces sp. NBC_00259 genome contains the following:
- a CDS encoding type B 50S ribosomal protein L31: protein MKPGIHPPYGPVVFRDKAAGSAFLTRSTMTSDKNIEWEDGNTYPVVDVEISNVSHPFYTGTARVLDTAGRVERFERRYGRGGAN from the coding sequence ATGAAACCCGGAATCCACCCCCCGTACGGCCCTGTCGTCTTCCGCGACAAGGCCGCCGGCTCCGCCTTCCTCACCCGCTCCACCATGACCAGCGACAAGAACATCGAGTGGGAGGACGGCAACACCTACCCCGTGGTCGACGTCGAGATCTCGAACGTGAGCCACCCCTTCTACACCGGCACCGCCCGCGTCCTGGACACTGCCGGCCGCGTCGAGCGATTCGAGCGCCGTTACGGCCGCGGCGGGGCGAACTGA
- a CDS encoding Dyp-type peroxidase — protein sequence MSIDQGSALELGDIQAAALQPRPTPYAGFYLALRIDDRRQGRELLRRLTPVLDSVASFDLERQVSLAVALSFQGLKALGVPEESLATFPEEFREGMAARAEYIGDVGESAPENWEGPLGSNDVHLILAGLAPDAARLETVLLLARDALRDLPGVVAIWQQEVHVGPDEKEPFGFRDGIGQPAIEGTGIPGTNPYEEPLRAGEFVLGYKDETHGIAPVPQPAVLGRNGTYVAFRKLHTRVADFRQYLRDRAKDPADEELLAAKFVGRWPSGAPLTLTPDKDDPELGADPERNNAFMYGDDPEGLKCPVGAHARRMNPRDAVVTGEVRLHRMIRRGTTYGPPLAKGVLEDDGTDRGIMFAFVGAHLDRQFEFVQRQWVNDGKFIGAPAEKDPLIGVNDDGGFTVPRQPIRRRFKGLPPFVVNRGGEYCFMPGLSALRWIADLDT from the coding sequence ATGAGCATCGATCAGGGCAGCGCCCTAGAGCTCGGCGACATCCAGGCCGCTGCTCTCCAGCCACGGCCGACGCCCTACGCGGGCTTCTACCTCGCCCTGCGCATCGACGACCGGCGGCAGGGGCGCGAGCTTCTGCGGCGGCTCACCCCTGTCCTCGACTCGGTGGCCTCGTTCGACCTCGAGCGTCAGGTCTCGCTCGCCGTGGCACTCAGCTTCCAGGGCCTGAAGGCCTTGGGGGTGCCCGAGGAGTCGCTGGCCACCTTCCCGGAGGAATTCCGGGAGGGCATGGCCGCGCGGGCGGAGTACATCGGGGACGTTGGAGAAAGCGCGCCGGAGAACTGGGAGGGCCCGCTCGGTTCAAACGACGTGCACCTCATCCTGGCCGGACTCGCCCCGGATGCAGCCCGCCTGGAGACGGTCCTCCTCCTGGCCCGCGACGCCCTGCGCGATCTGCCCGGCGTCGTTGCCATCTGGCAGCAGGAGGTGCACGTCGGACCGGACGAGAAGGAGCCGTTCGGTTTCCGGGACGGCATCGGTCAGCCGGCGATCGAGGGCACGGGGATCCCCGGCACCAATCCGTACGAAGAGCCTCTCAGGGCAGGCGAGTTCGTTCTCGGATACAAGGACGAGACCCACGGCATCGCACCCGTTCCGCAGCCCGCGGTGCTTGGGCGCAACGGAACGTACGTGGCCTTCCGCAAGCTGCACACGCGAGTCGCCGACTTCCGTCAGTATCTCCGCGACCGTGCCAAGGACCCCGCCGACGAGGAGCTGCTGGCGGCCAAGTTCGTCGGTCGCTGGCCCAGTGGTGCCCCGTTGACGCTGACGCCGGACAAGGACGACCCGGAACTCGGTGCCGATCCCGAGCGCAACAACGCGTTCATGTACGGCGACGACCCGGAGGGCCTCAAGTGCCCGGTGGGCGCACACGCCCGGCGGATGAACCCGCGGGACGCGGTCGTCACCGGTGAGGTGCGTCTGCACCGCATGATCCGGCGCGGTACGACCTATGGCCCGCCGCTGGCCAAGGGAGTGCTGGAGGACGACGGCACCGACCGCGGCATCATGTTCGCCTTTGTCGGAGCGCATCTGGACCGGCAGTTCGAGTTCGTCCAGCGGCAGTGGGTGAACGACGGCAAGTTCATCGGGGCACCCGCGGAGAAGGACCCGCTGATCGGCGTGAACGACGACGGCGGCTTCACGGTCCCGCGCCAGCCGATCCGCCGCCGCTTCAAGGGACTGCCGCCGTTCGTCGTCAACCGGGGTGGCGAGTACTGCTTCATGCCCGGACTGTCGGCGCTGCGCTGGATCGCCGACCTGGACACCTGA
- a CDS encoding GTP-binding protein: protein MAERLPVTVLSGFLGAGKTTLLNHVLSNREGLRVAVIVNDMSEINIDAALVRGGEAALSRTEEHLVEMTNGCICCTLRDDLLKEVDRLAREDRFDYLLIESSGISEPMPVAATFTFPREDGATLGDLARLDAMVTVVDAANFLPELESGDGLVERGLEQYEDDERTVSDLLMDQIEFADVIVLNKLDLVDAEAADRLRAALTRLNPAARIVAATRGRVGLGDVLGTGLFDLERAQQAPGWVMELNGDHVPETEEYGISSMVFRSEVPFHPGRLWTFVTEELDSGTFGQMLRSKGFFRLASRPHVTGLWSQAGSVARFEPSGIRDADSDAQSQELVFIGTGLRTEALQAALTDCLMEESESLPAVDPFPAWDTYGIDDACEHEHVSEQGYGHGRGHEHAELVPRM from the coding sequence ATGGCCGAACGACTGCCCGTCACCGTCCTGTCCGGCTTCCTCGGAGCGGGCAAGACCACTCTGCTCAACCACGTTCTGAGCAACCGCGAAGGTCTGCGCGTCGCGGTCATCGTCAATGACATGAGCGAGATCAACATCGACGCCGCACTGGTGCGCGGCGGCGAGGCCGCCCTGTCGCGGACCGAGGAACACCTGGTCGAGATGACCAACGGGTGCATCTGCTGCACCCTGCGCGACGACCTGCTCAAGGAGGTCGACCGCCTCGCCCGCGAGGACCGCTTCGACTACCTCCTCATCGAGTCCAGCGGCATCTCCGAACCGATGCCCGTCGCAGCGACCTTCACCTTCCCACGCGAAGACGGTGCCACCCTCGGCGACCTGGCCCGCCTCGACGCCATGGTCACGGTCGTCGACGCCGCCAACTTCCTGCCGGAACTGGAAAGCGGGGACGGGCTCGTCGAGCGGGGACTCGAGCAGTACGAGGACGACGAACGCACCGTCAGCGACCTGCTGATGGACCAGATCGAGTTCGCCGATGTCATCGTGCTCAACAAGCTCGACCTTGTCGATGCGGAGGCCGCCGACCGGCTCCGGGCGGCTCTCACTCGTCTCAACCCGGCGGCCAGGATCGTGGCTGCCACCCGCGGGCGGGTGGGCCTCGGCGATGTGCTCGGCACCGGCCTCTTCGATCTGGAGCGTGCGCAGCAGGCCCCGGGCTGGGTCATGGAACTCAACGGCGACCACGTCCCGGAGACCGAGGAGTACGGCATCTCCAGCATGGTCTTCCGCTCCGAGGTGCCGTTCCACCCGGGCCGCCTGTGGACGTTCGTCACCGAGGAACTCGACAGCGGAACCTTCGGACAGATGCTGCGCTCCAAGGGCTTCTTCCGGCTGGCGAGCCGTCCCCACGTGACGGGACTGTGGTCGCAGGCCGGCTCCGTAGCCCGTTTCGAACCCTCGGGCATCCGGGACGCGGACAGCGACGCCCAGAGCCAGGAACTGGTCTTCATCGGCACCGGCCTGCGCACCGAGGCACTCCAGGCCGCCCTCACCGACTGCCTCATGGAGGAAAGCGAGAGCCTCCCGGCCGTCGATCCGTTTCCCGCGTGGGACACCTACGGCATCGACGACGCATGCGAGCACGAGCACGTGTCCGAGCAGGGGTACGGGCACGGTCGCGGCCACGAGCACGCCGAGCTCGTACCGCGGATGTAA
- the rpmB gene encoding 50S ribosomal protein L28 produces the protein MSAHCQLTGAQPGFGNNISHSHRRTSRRFDPNIQRRRYWLPSEGRHVRLTLSAKAIKTIDSIGIEAAVARIRARRVKV, from the coding sequence TTGTCCGCCCACTGCCAACTGACCGGCGCCCAGCCGGGCTTCGGCAACAACATCTCCCATTCGCACCGGCGTACGTCCCGGCGCTTCGACCCCAACATCCAGCGCAGGCGGTACTGGCTGCCGAGCGAGGGCAGGCATGTACGCCTGACGCTCAGCGCCAAGGCGATCAAGACGATCGACAGCATCGGTATCGAGGCGGCCGTGGCCCGCATCCGCGCCCGGAGGGTGAAGGTCTGA
- a CDS encoding MFS transporter, with translation MSQNVIAAARGAETAPENSPVEPSHQRRWWILVVISLAQLMGVLDGTIVNIALPSAQRDLGFSDADRQWVVTAYALAFGSLLLLGGRVADLVGRKVTFLVGLTGFAAASILGGAANGFGMLVTARAIQGLFAALLAPSALSLLMTTFTDPRERAKAFTVAGSVAGAGGAIGLILGGVLTQYLDWRWTMYVNVAFAVVAFVGGAALLHRTPRDASSKLDVPGTMLVSAGLFCLVYGFSNAETQGWGSVATWGMLAAGAVLVALFVWRQSRAAYPLLPLRVLLDRNRGASFAALFVTGAGMFGVFLFLTYYLQQGLGYSALKTGFAFLPMIVASSSASAVANNVLVPRIGPKPVVPLGMAIAAAGLVWMTTLDLNSGYMTQVLPQLVLVGVGLGTVIAPAISLATSGVAAADAGSASAAVNTVQQVGGSIGVALLSTMASEAVTDYLSDRNPKDPGVLAQAGLEGYSTAYWWSAAIFVIGLGVTALLYRRGVPQQDENVAPVVHM, from the coding sequence ATGTCCCAGAACGTCATCGCCGCCGCTCGCGGCGCTGAGACCGCACCTGAGAATTCGCCCGTCGAACCGTCACACCAGCGCCGCTGGTGGATCCTGGTGGTCATTTCCCTCGCCCAACTGATGGGCGTCCTCGACGGCACGATCGTGAACATCGCCCTGCCGTCCGCCCAGCGCGACCTGGGCTTCTCGGACGCCGACCGGCAGTGGGTGGTCACCGCCTACGCGCTGGCCTTCGGCAGCCTGTTGCTACTCGGCGGCCGGGTCGCAGACCTGGTCGGGCGGAAGGTGACCTTCCTGGTGGGTCTGACCGGGTTCGCGGCCGCTTCCATACTGGGAGGCGCGGCGAACGGATTTGGCATGCTCGTCACCGCGCGCGCGATCCAGGGCCTGTTCGCTGCCCTGCTGGCCCCGTCCGCGCTGTCGCTCCTGATGACCACCTTCACCGATCCTCGCGAGCGGGCGAAGGCTTTCACCGTCGCAGGCTCGGTCGCAGGCGCGGGTGGAGCCATCGGCCTGATCCTCGGCGGGGTGCTGACCCAGTACCTGGACTGGCGCTGGACCATGTACGTCAACGTGGCGTTCGCGGTGGTGGCATTCGTCGGTGGCGCAGCCCTGCTGCACCGCACCCCGCGGGACGCATCCTCGAAGCTCGACGTCCCCGGCACCATGTTGGTCTCCGCCGGCCTGTTCTGCCTGGTCTACGGTTTCTCGAACGCCGAGACGCAAGGCTGGGGTTCGGTGGCGACCTGGGGCATGCTGGCGGCCGGTGCCGTACTGGTGGCCCTCTTCGTCTGGCGGCAGAGCAGGGCGGCATATCCGCTGCTGCCCTTGCGGGTCCTGCTGGACCGTAACCGCGGCGCCTCCTTCGCCGCCCTCTTCGTCACTGGCGCGGGCATGTTCGGCGTGTTCCTGTTCCTGACCTACTACCTGCAGCAGGGCCTCGGTTACAGCGCCCTGAAGACCGGCTTCGCCTTCCTGCCCATGATCGTGGCATCGTCGTCTGCCTCCGCCGTGGCCAACAACGTCCTGGTGCCCCGCATAGGACCCAAGCCGGTGGTACCACTGGGCATGGCCATTGCGGCCGCCGGCCTGGTATGGATGACCACGCTGGACCTGAACAGCGGATACATGACGCAGGTACTGCCGCAGCTGGTGCTGGTCGGCGTAGGGCTGGGCACGGTCATCGCGCCCGCGATAAGCCTGGCCACCTCCGGCGTGGCCGCGGCCGACGCCGGATCCGCGTCCGCCGCCGTCAACACCGTCCAACAGGTCGGCGGATCCATCGGCGTCGCCCTGCTCAGCACGATGGCCTCCGAAGCAGTGACCGACTACCTCTCAGACCGCAACCCCAAGGACCCCGGCGTCCTGGCCCAGGCCGGCCTGGAGGGCTACTCCACCGCTTACTGGTGGTCGGCGGCCATCTTCGTCATCGGCCTGGGCGTGACCGCCCTGCTCTACCGCCGCGGTGTGCCCCAGCAGGACGAGAACGTTGCACCCGTCGTTCACATGTGA
- a CDS encoding acetoacetate--CoA ligase, whose amino-acid sequence MTSPHLTPYPEPFFTPDPKTAARSRIADFARWAARHQGAEGIQDPTDYQALYRWSVTDLEGFWAAVWEYFDIDATTEYERVLAEETMPGARWFPGATLNYAHHALRNLQPDAPAITALDETGAGYEITGRELRARVASVAATLRDLGVGQGDRVVGYLPNTPHAVIAFLATASLGAVWSVCGQDYAPKAAADRFAQLEPTVLITADGYLFNGTTHDRRTASLELAAALPTLTATVLVEHVGLAWPEGGHPGLTVPWEDAVTRTEYLTIVPVPFDHPLWVVFSSGTTGVPKGIVHGHGGILLEHLKMLGLQTDLGTGDRLLWYTTTHWMMWNLVVSTLLTGATTCTYDGSPAPLARPDILWELAARHKVTVFGTSPQYLLAMSKLGIEPSVHDLSAVRVIGCTGSALPASAYPWVRDHVGPGVQLASTSGGTDVVSGFAGSAATTPVWAGELSAPGLGVALAAYDDQGAPVLDQVGELVVTRPMPSMPLYFWNDPDGSRYRDAYFGAYPGIWRHGDWITLTSHGSVIVHGRSDATLNRNGVRLGSADIHDVVERLPEITEALVIGAEEPGGGYWMPLFVVLADGVGLDDSLRDRIRDTIRAGASPRHVPDEILAVPALPHTKTGKKLEVPVKRLLQGAPAEQVLNPSAVDNPDLIAFFARLGAERNKRSADHT is encoded by the coding sequence ATGACCAGCCCGCACCTCACGCCGTACCCGGAACCCTTCTTCACCCCCGACCCGAAGACGGCCGCCCGCAGCCGCATCGCGGACTTCGCCCGATGGGCGGCCCGGCACCAGGGCGCCGAAGGGATCCAGGACCCCACCGACTACCAAGCCCTGTACCGCTGGTCCGTCACCGACCTGGAAGGGTTCTGGGCCGCGGTGTGGGAGTACTTCGACATCGACGCGACGACCGAGTACGAGCGGGTGCTGGCCGAGGAGACCATGCCCGGCGCCCGCTGGTTCCCCGGCGCCACCCTCAACTACGCTCACCACGCGCTGCGCAACCTGCAGCCGGACGCTCCCGCCATCACCGCGCTGGACGAGACCGGAGCCGGCTACGAGATCACGGGCCGGGAACTGCGTGCCCGGGTCGCCTCCGTCGCAGCCACCCTGCGTGACCTGGGCGTCGGACAGGGCGACCGGGTGGTGGGCTATCTGCCCAACACCCCCCACGCCGTCATCGCCTTCCTCGCCACCGCCAGCCTGGGCGCGGTGTGGTCGGTGTGCGGCCAGGACTACGCACCCAAGGCCGCCGCCGACCGCTTCGCCCAGCTCGAACCCACGGTGCTGATCACCGCGGACGGCTACCTCTTCAACGGCACCACACACGACCGCCGGACCGCCTCGCTCGAACTGGCCGCCGCCCTGCCGACGCTGACGGCCACGGTGCTCGTGGAGCACGTGGGCCTTGCCTGGCCCGAGGGCGGGCACCCGGGGCTGACGGTTCCCTGGGAGGACGCCGTCACCCGCACCGAGTACCTCACCATCGTCCCGGTGCCGTTCGACCACCCTTTGTGGGTCGTCTTCTCCTCCGGCACCACCGGAGTGCCCAAGGGCATCGTCCACGGGCACGGCGGGATCCTGCTCGAACACCTCAAGATGCTCGGCCTGCAGACTGATCTGGGCACCGGGGACCGCCTGCTGTGGTACACCACCACCCACTGGATGATGTGGAACCTGGTCGTCTCCACCCTGCTGACCGGCGCGACCACCTGCACCTACGACGGCAGCCCGGCGCCGCTCGCGCGACCGGACATCCTGTGGGAGCTGGCGGCCCGCCACAAGGTCACCGTCTTCGGCACCAGCCCCCAGTACCTGCTGGCCATGAGCAAGCTGGGCATCGAACCCTCCGTGCACGACCTCTCGGCCGTCCGCGTCATCGGCTGCACCGGCTCCGCTCTGCCCGCCTCCGCCTACCCCTGGGTCCGTGACCATGTGGGCCCCGGTGTCCAGCTGGCCTCCACCAGCGGTGGCACGGACGTCGTCTCCGGCTTCGCCGGCAGTGCCGCCACGACCCCGGTCTGGGCGGGGGAGCTGTCCGCCCCCGGCCTGGGCGTGGCGCTGGCCGCCTACGACGACCAGGGAGCGCCGGTTCTCGATCAGGTCGGCGAACTGGTCGTCACCCGGCCCATGCCGTCCATGCCGCTGTACTTCTGGAACGACCCCGACGGCAGCCGCTACCGCGACGCCTACTTCGGCGCCTACCCCGGTATATGGCGGCATGGCGACTGGATCACGCTCACCTCGCACGGCTCGGTGATCGTCCACGGCCGCTCCGACGCCACCCTCAACCGCAACGGCGTGCGCCTGGGCAGTGCCGACATCCACGATGTCGTCGAGCGCCTCCCCGAGATCACCGAGGCCCTCGTCATCGGCGCGGAGGAACCCGGCGGCGGCTACTGGATGCCGCTGTTCGTGGTCCTCGCCGACGGGGTCGGCCTGGACGATTCCCTGCGCGACCGGATCCGCGACACGATCCGCGCCGGCGCCTCACCCCGCCACGTGCCCGACGAGATCCTCGCCGTACCGGCTCTCCCGCACACGAAGACCGGCAAGAAGCTCGAGGTTCCCGTCAAGCGCCTGCTCCAGGGTGCTCCCGCCGAGCAGGTCCTGAACCCTTCGGCGGTCGACAACCCCGACCTGATCGCCTTCTTCGCCCGCCTGGGCGCGGAGCGGAACAAGCGGTCAGCAGACCACACATGA
- a CDS encoding TetR/AcrR family transcriptional regulator translates to MEDRTDPRLLRSREAMVSAATALLTEGGLEAVTHQAVAARAGVGRATVYRHWPGLLDLRLAALEAGMPPLPPMPEELRVASGNDPRAELVHRLGVLAERWDDERAGAVLAAVLGGSRHDEGMRRLRDSLLNQIADALRPAVAEAVKRGQLRPDVTPETFAMATAGPLFFERFLAGNRLGRDTVDAVVDAAMRGWS, encoded by the coding sequence GTGGAAGACAGAACCGATCCGCGTCTGTTGCGCAGTCGTGAGGCCATGGTCTCGGCGGCCACCGCGTTGCTCACGGAAGGCGGGCTGGAGGCCGTGACGCATCAAGCGGTTGCCGCCCGGGCCGGCGTTGGCAGGGCCACCGTCTATCGGCACTGGCCCGGCCTTCTCGACCTGCGGCTGGCCGCGCTGGAAGCCGGCATGCCGCCTCTGCCTCCAATGCCTGAGGAGCTTCGGGTCGCTTCGGGCAACGATCCGCGAGCCGAGCTCGTTCACCGTCTGGGCGTGCTTGCCGAGCGATGGGACGACGAGCGAGCAGGCGCCGTCCTCGCTGCGGTCCTCGGCGGCTCACGGCATGACGAAGGCATGCGTCGCCTCCGCGATTCGCTGCTGAACCAGATCGCCGATGCCCTGCGTCCCGCTGTTGCCGAGGCCGTGAAGCGCGGCCAGCTCCGGCCCGACGTCACCCCCGAAACCTTTGCCATGGCCACCGCGGGGCCCCTGTTCTTCGAGCGCTTTCTCGCCGGGAACCGCCTGGGGCGTGACACCGTGGACGCCGTTGTGGATGCCGCCATGCGGGGCTGGTCCTAG
- a CDS encoding malonic semialdehyde reductase: MSTTDREPQALDVLDDGGRKVLFTEARTANTFAARAVADDELAMIWELARWSPSAANGQPLRVLFVRTREGKERLVRHLDEGNRAKTLSAPAVAILAYDVDFHEQMPTVFPARGEMLRAAFADLTEKRESLAAYNSALQTGVFLLAVRAAGLAAGPMAGFDRAGVDEEFFAGTSWRSHLVVNIGHPGADPWFPRLPRVPVEDAVAWA, encoded by the coding sequence ATGAGCACGACCGACCGCGAACCGCAGGCCCTCGATGTCCTTGACGACGGAGGGCGAAAGGTGCTGTTCACCGAGGCCCGCACCGCGAACACCTTTGCCGCAAGGGCTGTTGCGGACGACGAACTCGCCATGATCTGGGAACTCGCCCGCTGGTCGCCGAGCGCCGCCAACGGTCAGCCTCTGCGTGTGCTCTTCGTGCGCACCCGCGAGGGCAAGGAGCGACTGGTCCGGCACCTCGACGAGGGCAACAGGGCCAAGACGCTCAGTGCACCGGCCGTGGCGATCCTGGCGTACGACGTCGACTTCCACGAGCAGATGCCGACCGTCTTCCCGGCCCGCGGCGAGATGCTGCGAGCGGCGTTCGCCGACCTGACGGAGAAGCGCGAGAGCCTCGCGGCCTACAACTCGGCATTGCAGACCGGGGTCTTCCTGCTCGCGGTGCGCGCAGCGGGGCTGGCGGCCGGCCCCATGGCGGGCTTCGACCGGGCCGGCGTGGACGAGGAGTTCTTCGCCGGTACCAGCTGGCGCTCGCATCTGGTGGTCAACATCGGCCACCCCGGTGCCGACCCGTGGTTCCCGCGGCTGCCCCGCGTGCCTGTCGAGGACGCCGTTGCCTGGGCCTGA
- a CDS encoding CobW family GTP-binding protein: MQNRPRLPVVIVGGLHSDARKEVVDRLLRTVPGSVALHHDLATAAEGTLRRLVRDSSGELSYGDAPLVNDCACCALREDLVPELERLAADGLARLAIVELWDSVEPKAMAEVVVAHGGDALELTNVMTAVDVSLVLPYLANGDDLAEAGLAAAATDQRTVGDTWARQLEYAPVLVLVDSEDAGDEDHALLAQLHPTARRVPAGSGELAELAFAGFDVEAAAAAQHPACALLPQDADEAGVATLVWHRRRPFHPERLYQALEDLCCSAARSRGRFWLADRPDTLLAWDAAGGALCVENAGPWLASLPDAAWDMVPPIRRAAAALDWHPEHGDCCQHLVFTSPGLDRDGLTQLLESCLLTDDEYAAGPEAWKHLPAAFDTLLAPVS; this comes from the coding sequence ATGCAGAACAGGCCCCGACTGCCCGTCGTGATCGTCGGCGGGCTCCATTCCGATGCCCGCAAGGAAGTAGTCGACCGTCTCCTGCGCACCGTTCCCGGCAGCGTCGCCCTTCACCATGATCTGGCCACGGCGGCCGAAGGCACCCTGCGGCGCCTGGTGCGCGACTCCTCGGGCGAGTTGTCGTACGGCGATGCCCCGCTCGTCAACGACTGCGCCTGCTGCGCGCTGCGCGAAGACCTGGTCCCCGAGTTGGAGCGCCTGGCCGCCGACGGTCTGGCCCGACTCGCGATCGTCGAACTGTGGGACTCCGTCGAGCCCAAGGCGATGGCCGAGGTCGTCGTCGCGCACGGCGGCGACGCCCTCGAACTCACCAACGTCATGACCGCCGTTGACGTCTCGCTCGTCCTGCCCTACCTCGCCAACGGCGACGACCTGGCCGAAGCCGGTCTCGCCGCCGCGGCCACCGACCAGCGCACGGTCGGCGACACCTGGGCCCGACAGCTGGAGTACGCGCCCGTGCTTGTTCTCGTCGACAGCGAGGACGCCGGCGACGAGGACCACGCCCTCCTTGCCCAACTCCACCCCACTGCCCGCCGGGTGCCCGCCGGGTCCGGTGAACTCGCCGAACTGGCCTTCGCCGGCTTCGACGTGGAAGCGGCAGCCGCCGCCCAGCACCCGGCCTGCGCCCTGCTGCCCCAGGACGCGGACGAAGCGGGAGTCGCCACCCTCGTCTGGCACCGACGCCGCCCCTTCCACCCCGAACGCCTCTACCAGGCACTGGAAGACCTCTGCTGCAGCGCCGCCCGCAGCCGCGGCCGGTTCTGGCTCGCCGACCGCCCCGACACACTCCTCGCCTGGGACGCCGCAGGCGGCGCGCTGTGCGTGGAGAACGCCGGCCCGTGGCTGGCCTCCCTGCCCGACGCCGCATGGGACATGGTGCCCCCGATCCGCCGGGCCGCTGCCGCCCTGGACTGGCACCCCGAGCACGGCGACTGCTGCCAGCACCTCGTCTTCACCTCCCCCGGCCTCGACCGCGACGGCCTGACACAGCTCCTCGAGTCCTGCCTGCTCACCGACGACGAGTACGCCGCCGGCCCCGAAGCGTGGAAGCACCTGCCGGCCGCGTTCGACACCCTCCTCGCCCCCGTCTCATAA
- the rpsR gene encoding 30S ribosomal protein S18 produces the protein MARRHDPRKPITSRPNPLDAAGITYIDYKDTHLLRKFISDRGKIRSRRVTHVTAQQQRQIAAAIKNAREMALLPYAARAGAQ, from the coding sequence ATGGCCCGCCGCCACGACCCCCGCAAACCGATCACGTCCCGCCCCAACCCCCTGGACGCGGCCGGGATCACATACATCGACTACAAGGACACCCACCTGCTGCGGAAGTTCATCTCCGACCGCGGCAAGATCCGCAGCCGCCGCGTCACCCACGTCACCGCCCAGCAGCAGCGGCAGATCGCCGCAGCGATCAAGAACGCCCGCGAGATGGCACTCCTGCCGTACGCCGCCCGCGCCGGCGCGCAGTAG
- the rpsN gene encoding 30S ribosomal protein S14: MAKQSKIAKNEKRKAIVERYAARRAELKETIRRPDTPEAERAAALAELRRQPRDASATRVRNRDSVDGRPRGHLRRFGLSRVRMREQAHAGFLPGVTKSSW; this comes from the coding sequence ATGGCCAAGCAGAGCAAGATCGCGAAGAACGAGAAACGCAAGGCGATCGTCGAGCGGTACGCGGCCCGGCGGGCCGAACTGAAGGAGACCATCCGCCGCCCGGACACCCCGGAGGCGGAGCGGGCCGCTGCCCTGGCGGAGCTCCGGCGGCAGCCACGCGATGCCAGCGCGACCCGGGTACGCAACCGGGACAGTGTCGACGGCCGGCCCCGGGGGCACCTGCGGCGATTCGGGCTGTCCCGCGTCCGTATGCGCGAGCAGGCCCACGCCGGCTTCCTCCCCGGAGTCACCAAGTCCTCCTGGTGA
- the rpmF gene encoding 50S ribosomal protein L32, whose translation MAVPKRKMSRSNTRHRRAQWKAITPQLVPITVDGVAYLVPQRLAKAYERGLLRPEG comes from the coding sequence ATGGCTGTACCCAAGCGGAAGATGTCCCGCAGCAACACCCGTCACCGCCGCGCTCAGTGGAAGGCGATCACGCCGCAGCTCGTGCCGATCACGGTCGACGGCGTCGCCTATCTGGTGCCGCAGCGACTGGCCAAGGCGTACGAGCGCGGTCTGCTGCGCCCTGAAGGCTGA
- the rpmG gene encoding 50S ribosomal protein L33, which yields MARNEVRPIIKLRSTAGTGYTYVTRKNRRNDPDRMVLRKFDPIARKHVDFREER from the coding sequence ATGGCCCGCAACGAAGTACGCCCGATCATCAAGCTCCGCTCCACCGCGGGGACCGGCTACACCTACGTCACCCGCAAGAACCGGCGAAACGATCCCGACCGCATGGTCCTGCGCAAGTTCGACCCGATCGCACGCAAGCACGTCGACTTCCGCGAAGAACGCTGA